The Pangasianodon hypophthalmus isolate fPanHyp1 chromosome 25, fPanHyp1.pri, whole genome shotgun sequence nucleotide sequence GAGGGGGCGGGGCTGAGTTTGTTGTTGGTAAAATGAGCGGTGTTAGAGCGTGAATACGGCAGAAGTTGCCTGGGCCGATCAGGGTCAGGAGTCACAGCTATAGAGCAGCAGCAGACAGAGAGGCTCAGAgcctttgtttgttttactgcTTTAGTTCAGAGCACCACTACTGTTGTCACTAATACTGGGGTGACCTCCTTAAGCCAATTTTAGCTTCATGTGAGTTCCTACTTTTTAACTTGTGAGTTGTATCATTTATCCTGAACTTCTCAGCTGCATTTAAATTCACGCGGGTACGTTTCAGTTGAGGATTATCATCTGTGTGGATGAACAATGATTCTGTCTCTTTGAGACAATGTGGGGGGTAAATTACTCTCTTCACCCTTTCCCCCTCTCTTTGTCCTCCCaccatttctgtctctctccctccattccTCAGTTTCCTCCAAGAGAGATCCACTTGCTAAGCCTCAGGCAGGATTTGCAGAATTGATTGAAACACAAAAGTGGCATTTAGGATTTAATAAGAagattaataatgataatgatagtACCAGCATTTTTGAAATTCAAATGAGCTCTGTGATCCCCTGTGAGATATGTCCTGAAACTTTAGACCCGTTTAGAATCAAATCCTGCCAGATCTGCATCATGTCCATTCTAATTAGTGGGAATCAAATCAAGTACTCCAGCCAGCCCCAGAATATTTTCCGTAGCGGAAACCCAAAACATTGCTATCAAAGAAGAAGAATGCAATATGTACTCTAATCCGGCGTTTGTCTAAACAAAAACTAAATCTGCTCAGGAAGTTTCAAAGACTTTAAAGAAATATTGCAGCATTTTCTGCCTAATCTCTGTCCGCAGCATCTGCAGCGCATGTGCTAATATGTTTCCCTGTACTAAGTAAATCTGTCTTCTAGCGCACTTACACTAGAAGTCTAAAGGCAGTCGTTAAATTCGATAAATggtcacaattaaaaaaattaaatcgtAAAAGGTAACGTAAATTTAATtaacataaattattattattattttttttgttttatcttgtAATGTGATGGAAATTAGCTAATGTCTTACCCAGGGTGTTCTTTTGAAGTTTCAGCCAACTTTGGAGCagtactgttttaaaaaaatatatatgtatatatatatttatatatattctgtGAGACAAGCAAGTCAAACATGGAGGCAGAAAagctttctctccctctctctctctctctctctcactctctctctctcacacacacacacacacacacacgcacacgcttgCGCGCACGCACTGGTTTAATGTGCAGTGGCTGGCCGGTGCCTGATGCAGGCAGGCGCTGGTTATTGGGCAGGCAGAGAGGCGAGGGTGCTGCTTTATTACCTCTCATCCATAACTGGAGATGAGACACGGCAGGAGCCGCGCAGCCACGCAGCCACGGAGCCAGGCTCATTCACTCTAATGAGCTCCCAAAGAGAGATTAATGAcagtgtcctctctctctccctctcattgCTCTGTATTTCTGGTTCTCTCgtttctttctcttctgtttcaCTCTGCATTGTGTAGGTGTCTCCCAATCTATCCTATGTGCTatcatgcaaaataataggaatTAATGGAAACTTGGATATAACTGTAACCAGTATTTTAAAGTGACTTGCCATCGTCTAGTGACCTGATATTGTATATTCTTCTGTGTGACTTGCATGTCAACGGGGTGCTGCGTGAGGCTCTGTCTTCCAGAAGGGCAGCAGACCTACGAACAGGGCATTCTGGGAAATGAGGCCAGTGTGCAGGTGTCATGCAAAGCGCTGTGCACAgaaggtgttttatttttttttctgcagctaTTAGAAAAGGCGGTGTAGGTTGTTAAAGCCCCATATGTATGCAGTGGGGATTTTATAGCCTCTCAGCCAGTAAAATCAGCAGAATTGATGAGCCAATTCTGGCTGTGGGACGCCAACAGAGACCATAAAGCCAGAGAGGGGAACGACAGGTTGCACTCAGAAAGCGTCTGTGAGGTTTCATTGATggtttcatctctctctctctctctctctctctctctctgtgtctctcagatTTACTCTCCTGACCACACCAGCAGTAGTTTCCCCTCTAACCCATCAACCCCGGTGGGCTCACCCTCTCCGCTCACGGCCCAAGCGGGTGCCGCCTCAGCAGGTACGGTGGTGACAGCAAGCGGCCCCCCTGGAAGGGCAGGTAAAATATCAGTCTTGTCACTCTGAGCTTACACACCGTCATCTCCATGCCATGTCTTTGTCATGCTGCCTCGTCTAACCCTCACACTGCTTATCACCTTATTCACTCTGTACTCAGCTCGCATGCTGCTTATTATTCTGttacacacattataaacacacacctgtattaACTATTAGCTATCCCTTACTGTAATCACATGAGGCACTCTAATGGAAGTAAACATTTATGCTATGATTTGATACATGTCTGAGCTGCCTAGGCATTGATCTGAGGGGTCCGGGCTATTCCTCATGATCATGAAACTCAATCTGCTTCTATGATGGGCTCTTTTGCTCCGCTGATTTGATTGCTACTCAGCTATGAGACTCATGTCAGAATATTGAAAACTACGCACACTGTAAAAACCTGGTCTAaatgaatgtttattattactgattatgATTCATTCTTCTGAATCACATTGTGGGAGCAGGTATTTGAATTGAAGTAGGGACAGAATGAAGACgacacactttttaaattttctttcttttcatacaGTGCAATAGGGCAAAACTGCACTTTTCTAGAATATTAAAAGCTTCATCATTACTTCTGTAGAAATGTTAAGTTGGATAATTTCCTTCTAGTTTTgactgttttcagtttttgtttgaaatttagTTCATTTCTAGTTAAAATCGCTTTTTTGGTTTATATTAGATTTCAGTgtttagatatatttttatttatagatttcaGTTTTAGTAAttggtttttgtgtttttgatcCTTAGATAGGAATGCAGTAATACATGCTGCACTAACCAAGTTAAACAAACCAAGTTAAACTTGTTTAATTATCATTAATGGTCTACATCTAAAAATCCAAAGGACATTGTTTAAGGACAGTTAATATTGTTTAACTACCTTAACATTTCAATAACAGAAATGAATATGCagttaatatatattttgtatgcaGTAGGAAgtaaatataagtaaatataacattttgtgATTGTATGACTTTTtcataacagtaaaaataaGTGTACATTTGAAGGATGTTAACACTTAACATTATATAACAGTAACTATatttagattaaaaataaacaaagcctgaaaaaaatttatttacactcttagatttatttcagttagttttggaaattttttttattttattattttcaatttaatgTTGGTGTATAATTTTTTCAGTTTGCAATTTTTGTTTAAGATTTCTCTGATTATTATACACGCTATAATCGCAGCATGCACGCAAGTGAGTACgcatgcatgtgtgcgtgtgttggcATAGTGGCGACAGCTGTCTCCGTGTCTGTCCCTCTCCTCAGCCTCAGCTGTTGTCCTGCTCCTCACACAGCTGTTCCCCCGTTCAGCCCGACCCACAGACCCCCTCATTTATTAGCCTGACTGACTGCGCAGGGAGCATGAGGGAGGTGTGAGCATGAAGAGGAGAGGGATGACTCAGCTGATGATGTCCATACAGAGGAAACGCTGTTCTCCTCTCAACCTTTTGCTCCcttaaaacagcaaactgtCACCGAGATTGTCCCCTGACCTCATTTTCTGTCACTGTGTGTTCTTACCTCCAGACATTACAACGCCAGAAAAGACTGCATAGGTTTGTTTTGGTAACTTATGTGTTTAGCTAATGCAGTTCATTCATGTTGAACTGAAATCACTACCAGTTTGTGCCATTAAGTCAATTTCTACTTTGTGCATGTAGTCAAAGCGTCCTTTGTTGTTGCGAGTTTGAAGGTTTTTTTGATCAGTGGAGCAGCTATTCTTAGACAGCGCTGCGGAATGTGCCATGATGTTATGATTAAGCACAAACACCTACATCTGTTCTTCAGGATTAGTTCTTTAACCGAAGTATTAGACGTCTCTGCAGCACAGACCTGGGCCTCTGCTGCTGCTTCTAGCCAATTAGACTTCAGTCCACGTGGGATACGGTGCACATACACTCATTTGTCTTATGCGGCCATTGGTGAGAGAGGGCTTTATTAAACGCTATGCTCTTTTTTGTGTacacagaaggagagaaaaagagcaagCCCCGTAATTTCTTGCCCCAAAGTCATTTTTAATAGCCCGTTAATGAAAGTCTGTTTCTCAGGCCTTTGTGTTTTAAGGAAGAAAATTCCCCCAGATGGGGCCCTGCTAGCAGTTTTGGGAGAATGAATGGTTGGAAAGTTCTTACCTAAACACTCTCACCAAGGGGAGTGAGGGAGAAGAAGTCCTAGTGGTATGGGGTGATGAACGCTCATCCCTTTTGCTCGCTTTAAAGAAGATCTCTAACCAGACATGAGATTGATAAGGCAAGATGCAAGAGTGAGCCATGGCAACATGTAAGCAGAGGTCTATAGTGCAAGTAGAGCATGATTAGGTTTGGTCCTTTTTGCTATGGAGACAGAAGTCAGGTTGGACCAGAGCTCCTGCCTGTAATTGGTGCTCAAACACTAAAGTAAATAACCTGCGAGTTTTGTTTAGGTCCATTGCCATTAGGGAtgtttgaccttttttttattagatacacaaacacacaaagaatCCTTGGGCGATGCATGACTTCCTGTAGCTGTTTGTTTGCCAGTTGGAGAGCAGTATTGTACATAATTGAAAGTAAGAAGGAAGAGAGGGGAAAATAACCCCCTCCTTTTTGATTTGCGATTAGCAGATGTGGATTCCTTTAGAGCGAAGATGATTTATGGCCAGTCAGAATCATTGCACTTAGACTAAGAGCAGACCTCAGTAATTTACATCCTCATTACAGTGCTGAaatcagacacacacgcacgtttGCATAACACACAGGCATGACAAAAAATACACCTACTTAGTTACAaagttttcttttgtgttttttttttttttttgctttacatGTGTTTATTGACTGTGTGTGTCCATGACCTGAAGGTCCTTGAGCTGTGAGATCCTTTTGGGTTTAGAACTTGGTCTTTTCCAAGCAGTGCCATTGCAATCAGAGTCAGGGGAAGTGAGACAGGGTCTGAGCCAAAGCTCTTATCAGCATCCTGCATTGTTCTCACAGCATTTTTAGCCATGACTTCATTAATGAGCGGAAGTAGTGCATGTCCCTCAGTGCTGCTGTGGGTGGTGGTACAGCCCCCGACCCCTCTCATGTTGCAGGATGTAGCTTAGTCATAGGAAATGATGCATCTGGACCTGAGAGGAAAACAGCCCACATAGAGAATAGCTGGAATTGCACGGAAGGGGAAATGAGCTTTGGCCTCTGTTGGGAAGTGGCCTGAAGTGTTGATCAGCCATTTCTTGGCTCTGTATGGTAACTAGGAAATTCCACATTTGATAACCTCTtgctctctccttttctttttttttttttctacaggtACTACCCAGTGGCCTCGTGCAGCCGGACAGAACCCGTCTTCCCCGAATTATGAGAATTCTCTCCACTCTCTGGTATGagccccttctctctcttttcctcccctCCCCCTCACAATGAACACTGTTTAATGGACATTGCAAAAGTGGGTGCCTGGCTGCTGGAGAGGGGGacagcattacacacacattcctgactGACAAATGTCAGAGAGTGGTTTAGAGGGGGAGCGTGATACAGAACAATACTCATCCCTCGGGGCGTGTCTTCTGCCATCTGTCTGCTCCGGAGAATGCTGAGTGGGGATTGGCTAGGGTGTGTGTAGCGGAGTATGGGGATTGGGTATAGGGTTTAGGGAGATGAAGATTGGCTAGGCTGTGTTTAgagtgtagggtgtgtgtgtgtgtgtgtgtgtgttggttggtGGGGGGGAGGGTGGTTGGTATGGGGATTGGCAGCTGTTGCATAGGAGTAGTGCTTCTGGATTCCAGGGCTGACTGGGGAGCAGAACCTTGATGGGgatcactttacacacacacacacacacacacacacacacacacacacatacatacacacacacacacacacacacacgcctgcttCCCACATCATGCATTCACACCATGGGGTGTGTAagacaaatatttacacatgcaCTTTCAGTGCCACCTGTGGCTACATTTTTGTCAAGTGTCTGATTTGGCGGTGTGAGCTACTGTGAACAGCAACAATCCAATAGAGTGAAAATGGCCAAGAATGGACCAGAAAGTTATTAATCATCACCAATTCCAGGAATTCTGATGTTTATGCTTAAGTGGTTTGATAATACCTTGCATCCTTTCTTTAGTTATGTATGTATCTTTATCCCTTCCTgcctctctacctctctctttctcgctctctgcTTATCCATGTGCCAGTTTGTAACTGTCTCACTGCTCTCCCGTTCCTGTCTGACTTTAGAAAAATCGTGTGCATCAGCAGCTGCATGAGCATCTCCAGGATGCCATGTCCTTCTTAAAGGATGTCTGTGAGGTATCCCTGCTTTTTAGCTGCCTTTCTTGTCCATCACTTGTCTCCTTACTGTGTGCCgtttctttcctttctcatcACCAGCCTTGCTATGATTCAGTCTGTCGatgtattctttctttttttgttgttttttttttgttgtttttaccCCATATCGTTTCATTTTAGTTATACTCATGCTTTCTTTCAGCTTATGGTAGTCACAGTCTAAAAGTCTAAAAGACTGTGTTAAAGTCTTAATAGGcaagaacttaaaaaaaaaattcataccaTCATATGCTAGAAgagtccattttttttcataggTTTGTCCTTTAGGAGGCCTCGGGGTGCATGTATGACTTCCATTGGGTTCACATGGCTAGACATctcatttttcagttttgtggttttttcataaatttcatTAGTTTCTGTTCCATTCTGGATTGCTGTATAATTTAATgcagtatttctttttaataatgttcatatatttaaaccctgctctcatctctctctcatctaCCCCCTCCCCCCCTTGTTTCCATCTCTGTCCTTTTCCAGTCTCGGATGGAGGATCGTTTGGACAGACTAGATGATGCGATCCATGTCCTCCGGAACCATGCCGTAGGTTCTACCGCCTCTCTGCCCAGCGACATCCACAGCCTGCTGGGACAGACGCACAACGGACCAATCACAGCCATCGGCACCAGCTTCCCCACGTCCGGATTGGTCACCAGCAGGACAGCATCTATGGTAACAATCACTGTGTTTATTCTGCCTGGAAAACAATAACCTAATTGTTTCAGAGCTTTCTCTGaacttgttctttttttaatttctgccaAGTTCAAAGTCCCCCATCGATCAATGGCAGttgtttaaacaaaatttaaGCCAATCAGCAAAATATGTCCGCTTTTGAGTCAGTTGCAGACAGAGAAAGGCACGCGCTTTTTCATTGTGCTTCTCCAAACAGGCTAATAAACAAGGCAGAGCCACCTGTTTAAAATGAAGCCTCAGTCATGTGCTGAAACGGAACCATTTTCCACAGTGGGCCATTTAACTTAAACCCACATACTTTCCATATGCGTAATGGCTGGCCCAGGgcacgcactctctctctctttctctctcctcaagCTTAGCACAGTGGTGGATGGATGGGAAAAGCAGTCGAGGTGGGCTGGAGTTTAGCACTCCCCTGGAACAGTTCAGCGACTCGGGCTGTGGGGACTGGAGCAGTGTTGTGTCATGCTAAAACACAGCATATAAACTCACTCCCTCCTCCCTCGTCTTCACACATGCAGTCCCTGCAGCAGAGAGCACAGCTGTAGGGGAAGAAACAGAGGAGACTAATGTTTTCCCATTAATCCCCCTGCGCAAAGAAATAATCCAGGAcactttttttgtgcttttcctTATAAAATGCCCACATTTGTCTCTGGAAGGATGTGAAATATTCTCACTATGAAATTCCTTGCaaaagcaatttattatattagtaaATCAGTCTTGGTGCCTTTGGGATTGAATGTGCTTGGAAAGTGTGACCAGTAAGACCTTGATCACATATTATGGTCATTCATAAAAACAGTTTGCTTCACACTTGTTTGTGTAGATGCGCTGTAGCATTGGGGCCCTAACACACAttgtttttgctgtgtgttactgttactcAGCTCTTGTCAACGCCCATTAACACTGACTAGGAGTGTTGAATTAGTATCAGAGCCAGATGGAGTAAAAGTTCTATGATTGGCTCTTCAGCCAAGTGCACCAgtacagaagagaaaaaaaaacctttttttccccagcttcTGCTCATCTTGTGTAGCTATTTGTTCtacatttttttgcatgaaaaagGTAGATAGTTTAATAGATTACATCCAAAACCACATACTAACACACTTACTACTATGACCGTGTAATAGGCATAGACTACAGTTTTCACGTGCCGTTTATTACAGTAATATGCAATTTGATAAACAGGATTTTTGTTAAGATACTAgggttttaatttaattgttttaatattacGAGTACAGATTATTGCCCCTCCTGGTATGTAACGCTCTGTCATTTCAGACAGGTGCAGCCTTGGGTGACTCTAGTTTGATAACATTGACTTGATGCGCTATTCAGTTTACAGTCATACATGCAGTTATATTCAGAGCTGCATCCATGAGGCATGTGTTTACAGATTGAAATTGTGATCAGTGTGAACCCGAGAGAAAGCCTTCCAAGCAAAGCAGACAGCTTCAGTTCTCCATTAAACCTTCCACACTAACGATAATGTCGTCCTCATCCCAACAGAACCAAAGCTCTCATCTCACCCATGTCATAATTCCATTTTGAGGAGAAAATCTGAGGCCTGGATGTGATTTCTGTATCAAAGCCTCTGGGCTTAGTGgcttagtgtgtgtattagaacCGGAGATTGAGAGCCGGATCAGTGATGTGATGACCTGTTTATGTCCCTGTAAGAAGGGCTCTGTGTCACTGCTGTCAGTGAACTGTGTGCTCATACAGATACCAACAGAGCTCTccctctccatcacacacacacacacacacgccacaggAATACACACTATAAGACAAAACCCTGATTCAGCATGGCTGATACACAAGCTTTTATACTgccttcacaaacacacacttcacacacaccatatacacacacccccTTGCTGTCTATCTCTTTGCCCTATTTCTTAACAACTCAGGAAATCTGACACCTCAGATgagggtgtgtgtctgtgtgtgtttttgtgtgtgaccTAAGTCTCCAGCTGTATGGTAATCAAGCCCGAAAATGGCCGCCTTCTTCGGCTGGCGGCCCCctcagctcctcctcctccagcccAGACAAAGAGTTGTTTGGCCACCTGTTGAGAGCAGAGCTGAGATTAGTGCATGCTGCTGGGGGAGGACAGGGGGTTTGGCAGGGTTAACAGAGGCCAACAGTGACTTAGGATCACATTCCTAAAGGAAAAAGGGGAAAGAGCCACCCCACCTCTTTCGTCTTCTGCTTCCACTCCTCTCGTTGTTGTTCCTGTTGCTGCTCGTAAGGGAGACAGGATCTGTGGGGGAGCGAGTGGATCCCTGTGGTGGAGGTACAGGAGCGAAGTGGCCTTTCTGACTCTCTGAAGGAGACAAGTAGCAGAAAGCTGGCAGCAAATCGCTCTGGGTTTAGTTTGCTCTGAAGCAGCCACTCTCTGGCTCTCTTGCCAATAGCTTGATCAAATCCAGACCCACAAGAAACCAATGTTACTAAAACCTGCTGTAATCTGCAGCGGACATGGAAATCCTAAAGACGTTTACTGTTCTGTTTGACAAAAATGGGTTCCAGGATTTGGTCTTTGATGACTGTCATGGTTGTGAAACagaggaagtgttttttttaatgtgtgggTGAGATTTCTGAATGTATACCATCCATTCTTCAATTGGATTAGTCTGGCGCTTCCATTTCCACATCTTAATCAGGCAGTAACCGCAGTTTAACGTCATGTTACTGTTTAACTTCTATTTACAAtgtacaaagaaagaaagaaagtgaaaactGATTTTTCAGCAAACAGCCTGTGAAGGAGATGGATACAGGTAGAAAAAAGGCAAGAATACAAAACACTGAATAGGAAGCATCTCTTAATAAAAAAGACTCCTGGAAAATattcagtgagtgtgttagtagTCATGTTTCCTGTGTAGTTGACTAGAACTACTGCATGTCTTTGTGAGCATGTGGTTTAGGCTGCAAAGGTCGTTCTTTGTACTATGAGCAGCACTCAGTTCTTCAGAGACGAGGTCATGTGCTACAGTAGGAACAGGAAAGCCTGCCGCAGCTCTTTGATGTGGAATCTCAGGCACTGTGCATAACTCTTTGGTTTTAATGTAAATGGATTTTCTTCTCTTCTGCTTCATGAACACTTTATGATCAGAAAGACCCTTGATGTTGAAGTTCTGTTCTCTGACTCATGTTCTCATGGTGATGTGTTCTGACAGGGTCCTGCTCATCGTGAAGAGACAGTCAGTCTGAACGCAAACCACACAGGGCTGCAGAGCACCCCGGGGCCGGCCTCTAGCGCCGAGCTCAATCACCAGGCTGACACTTTCAGAGGTTCACACTCTTTTGCTCTCAAATTTAACAATTTCAATAAACCCATAGACAGTTTATAACTTGGCTAATGTTGTATTAAGTATGTTAACTGTCGTATTTAAAGTGGCATATAGATTATAACTattgcgtttgtgtgtgtgtgtgtgtgtgtgtgtgtgcgcgcgcctACATCCTGCATGCTTTAAACGCAGGCCTCTCTGGTAGCCTGGCATCTCAGGTGGCTCCACCTCTGGAGCTTAAAATTGAGAATCAGGACAAAGATGAAATGCATGATAACCACTCCTCTGATGACATCAAGTCTGATGACGAGAGTGATAAAAGGGACATTAAGACGCCCAGAGGAGGGACTCGAACAAGGTATGTTATacccagctccctgctctatgCAGCCCACATACAGTTTCCTTTACATTTCCTGTGAAAATTAATGGGTGCTTGCCTATTTACAATCACAAACAAGCATACAGTTTCCAAAGTCAGCCAACTGTTGTGTGGTTTACTGCCAACCTGACTCTAGCATGTGTTCCTGTTTTTCTCCACAGCAGCATTAATGAGGAGGAGGACCTGAACCCGGAGCAGAAGGCAGAGCGTGAACgtgagaggagaatggccaatAATGCACGAGAGcgactgagagtgagagacatCAACGAGGCGTTTAAGGAGCTGGGCCGCATGTGCCAACTGCATTTGAAGAGTGAGAAGCCCCAGACCAAACTGCTCATCCTGCACCAGGCCGTTGCCGTCATCCTCAGCCTGGAGCAGCAAGTCAGGGGTCAGTCCCTCTTGCATCTGTAATACTATGCATGTACATGATTTTCAGAGGGTTAAGATTAATTGGGCCCATATATTAATGCTATTATTTTATAGTACCACAGACAGCGAATGTTAACAGTAGTGCTACACTGTGAACAGCACtttgttatattatttaaacaaaaagacAATAAGGAATGGAAATTCAACTgatattttcttcttatttaagCCCCTTCAAGTAGAGTTAGGCTGCAATATATCGGCATTGTAGTATGTATAGTGTAGTTAAATAAATGCCCAATAAAGTGTCAATTAAGATTCAGCTTGGAGCCCAAGTGCAACTTTAGAAGTGTCTGTTCCAAATGAACTTCCATGTAATGTAGCTTTTTgtgacatatttttaaaaagtattttttttttattgcagctTTTATAGACACTTCCTCCACAGTGGGAGGTTTagttaaaatgagtaaaattctTACAGAGAATGTAAAGCTTAGTTTGGTCTGTTAATTTCCCCCATCCAGAGCGGAACCTGAACCCCAAAGCAGCCTGCCttaagaggagagaggaggagaaggttTCTGGTGTTTCGGGGGAACCGCAGCAGACTCATCCATCCGTTCACCCTGGGCTTACAGACACATCCAACCCCATGGGCCATCTGTGAGCACTAGGCAGGTAAGCTCAGCAATGGCGATGTGTTTGCAGTACAAAGTTGCAGATATGTTGAGTAGGAATAGAGTAACATTAAGAATGTTTATAAAATTGAGCTTTTTAGTATTGTTAAAACTCTCTGAACACAATGCACATTTGagaatgtaaattttaaattcaaagaGCGAGTAAAACAGGTTGTTTGACACTGATCTAATCCCACTCataatttctttatttgaaCTTTCAGATCAAAGTGATGCAGAGGGAGTGTGTAAGATTGCATTGGTGACCTTGCTTTCCAAGGGCAGACAGGACTCACAGCTTGTGACACAAATTTGAAAAGACAGAGACCACTCCAAGCTAAATTCCAGTCAAGTGACCCCGAGCTCGAAGAAAACTGGCAAACGCCAAACTTCCTCCAAAGTCCAAAATTGTATAGCAAATTTCTGCCCACGAGAAACATACTCACAAAAACCGAAAGCCCTTCAGCACATATCACTGTCTGCAAAGCAGCGTGTCACATCTGTACAATCAGAGACTGTCGCAGTCCCCCTCCACCCTCCACGTGGAAGTTGCATTGTGCCTAAACTGAATTGACGAATGCATTGTAAcagcaattgttttttttttgtttgtttgtttgtttttttatttttgttcctaTTTATTATGTTACTGAACTATAAAGTCTATGTTTAAAGGGAAAGTTATGACATTGCTTTAAGAAGCTGTTTGGCATTTCAGTAGATCTTCAGTTTGCCAAGCTCTGAGTGATTCTGCTGGAGCAGCACTGTGGAAAGATGCTCTGGGCCACCACACAGATTTAAAGCATCCAACTCGTAGCAGAGCCTCTCACGTCTGTGGCTTTCGAAATGATCAGAGTCTCAAATGTCCTCCCCTTTTtgtctagaaaaaaaagaataagaaataatatattatttatatttatgatagATTCATTCCACGAACAACAGCATGAGAAACCAAAACTACCTAATGATGCGTGTTTAGTTGAGATTCCAGGACGCAGACAGTTTAGTGTAGTGGAGAGACGAGTGTGTTTTTGCTCCTTCCTCTGTTCTGCAGATGCAAGGCCCCGATGGCAAACTGGAGCTTTActgaaaggtcagaggtcaaccACAGGCTGACATGTTTATAGTCATTAGTAAGTAGTTCAAATACAGAGAGCAGACCAGTTACTAAACCCTAGCATTCCCTGCATATTTCATAGTGTCTTAACCGAAGGAAAGAAGGACTAATCATGGGTCCTTTGAATTCTTCAGCCATATAGTGTTAAGTGGGAAGAAAATGGCATATTTCCATTTATTGCAGTTTGTTGGTTTTCTGATGTTACATTATTTGGTCTCTGCTTAGTTGAACAGCAGTGGTCTTCTACGCTTAGCCTCAAGCTGAGAAATTAGACATAGCTAATATCAGACAGAGTAGACTCAAAACGATGACCACAGCATCACCTGGCCTGAATTGAAGTTTTGCttgattttctttctgtctaaAACCAGTaacataaaaaagagaaaaaaaaatcacaaaaaaaatcattactctAAGTAACCACAACgttatatgtttatttgtaattgtataCAAAGCATCTTTCTAGGCTTCATAGTAAAGCGTATATTGTCCTGTGTGAA carries:
- the tcf12 gene encoding transcription factor 12 isoform X2, whose protein sequence is MSCRIGRMNPQQRIAAIGTDKELSDLLDFSAMFSPPVSSGKNRPTTLGSSQFSASGIDERTTEASWAAGGQSSPSYDESSRGFTDSPHYGDHLSDSRLVSHEGLSPTPFMSSSIMGKSERPPFSAYAREPGVSGCQSTLRSDMGLASPGPVPTAGKSPAPFYSFTGSNPRRRSLQDSSPLDPLQTKKVRKVPPGLPSSVYAPSPNSDDFNRESPSYPSSKPPSSMFASTFFDATHNSSDPWNSSNGISQPAYGGMLGGSSSHMPQSGNYSSLHSHDRLNYPPHSVSPTDINASLPPMSSFHRSTASSSPFVTASHTPPVNTTEGVMAAANRGNATGSSQTGDALGKALASIYSPDHTSSSFPSNPSTPVGSPSPLTAQAGAASAGTVVTASGPPGRAGTTQWPRAAGQNPSSPNYENSLHSLKNRVHQQLHEHLQDAMSFLKDVCESRMEDRLDRLDDAIHVLRNHAVGSTASLPSDIHSLLGQTHNGPITAIGTSFPTSGLVTSRTASMGPAHREETVSLNANHTGLQSTPGPASSAELNHQADTFRGLSGSLASQVAPPLELKIENQDKDEMHDNHSSDDIKSDDESDKRDIKTPRGGTRTSSINEEEDLNPEQKAERERERRMANNARERLRVRDINEAFKELGRMCQLHLKSEKPQTKLLILHQAVAVILSLEQQVRERNLNPKAACLKRREEEKVSGVSGEPQQTHPSVHPGLTDTSNPMGHL
- the tcf12 gene encoding transcription factor 12 isoform X6 — encoded protein: MYCAYPVPGMGSNSLMYYYNGKSVYAPSPNSDDFNRESPSYPSSKPPSSMFASTFFDATHNSSDPWNSSNGISQPAYGGMLGGSSSHMPQSGNYSSLHSHDRLNYPPHSVSPTDINASLPPMSSFHRSTASSSPFVTASHTPPVNTTEGVMAAANRGNATGSSQTGDALGKALASIYSPDHTSSSFPSNPSTPVGSPSPLTAQAGAASAGTVVTASGPPGRAGTTQWPRAAGQNPSSPNYENSLHSLSRMEDRLDRLDDAIHVLRNHAVGSTASLPSDIHSLLGQTHNGPITAIGTSFPTSGLVTSRTASMGPAHREETVSLNANHTGLQSTPGPASSAELNHQADTFRGLSGSLASQVAPPLELKIENQDKDEMHDNHSSDDIKSDDESDKRDIKTPRGGTRTSSINEEEDLNPEQKAERERERRMANNARERLRVRDINEAFKELGRMCQLHLKSEKPQTKLLILHQAVAVILSLEQQVRERNLNPKAACLKRREEEKVSGVSGEPQQTHPSVHPGLTDTSNPMGHL
- the tcf12 gene encoding transcription factor 12 isoform X1, whose protein sequence is MQSCRIGRMNPQQRIAAIGTDKELSDLLDFSAMFSPPVSSGKNRPTTLGSSQFSASGIDERTTEASWAAGGQSSPSYDESSRGFTDSPHYGDHLSDSRLVSHEGLSPTPFMSSSIMGKSERPPFSAYAREPGVSGCQSTLRSDMGLASPGPVPTAGKSPAPFYSFTGSNPRRRSLQDSSPLDPLQTKKVRKVPPGLPSSVYAPSPNSDDFNRESPSYPSSKPPSSMFASTFFDATHNSSDPWNSSNGISQPAYGGMLGGSSSHMPQSGNYSSLHSHDRLNYPPHSVSPTDINASLPPMSSFHRSTASSSPFVTASHTPPVNTTEGVMAAANRGNATGSSQTGDALGKALASIYSPDHTSSSFPSNPSTPVGSPSPLTAQAGAASAGTVVTASGPPGRAGTTQWPRAAGQNPSSPNYENSLHSLKNRVHQQLHEHLQDAMSFLKDVCESRMEDRLDRLDDAIHVLRNHAVGSTASLPSDIHSLLGQTHNGPITAIGTSFPTSGLVTSRTASMGPAHREETVSLNANHTGLQSTPGPASSAELNHQADTFRGLSGSLASQVAPPLELKIENQDKDEMHDNHSSDDIKSDDESDKRDIKTPRGGTRTSSINEEEDLNPEQKAERERERRMANNARERLRVRDINEAFKELGRMCQLHLKSEKPQTKLLILHQAVAVILSLEQQVRERNLNPKAACLKRREEEKVSGVSGEPQQTHPSVHPGLTDTSNPMGHL